The sequence GCAACACTTTCTCTATCAGTGCCAAAGTAACAGATTCCAGGTTTTCTTTAAATATTTTATCATATTGATTCCCTTCTTTTTTGTTGCTCATATATGGATAGAAAAATAAACAGAGTGCGAAAGTAACTAATGAACAATAAAAATATGTAAAGCAGGCAAAAAGGAAGCTTATAAAAAGGAAGTAAATTGCATAAAATATCCATCCGGTCATGTTAAAAATTATTACTTCCGCCTTATGTTGCTTCCTGATTGTATATACAGTGAGCGGACAAGAAAAACGGAAATTCCCATACCAAGACTTTAGTTATGTAAAGGTCTATTTGATCGATACTCTCCAATATGAAGAAATAAGGAAAGAAATGTATAGCCCTCTGCAACCTGGAGAGCTGGTCTCTATTGAGAAACAGGAAATATCCAAGTACTTTGCTTTTTTTAAAACCATAGAAGATAGAAGTACAATAGATAAACTGCTCAGCGTTGTAAATAACACCAAAAATTACTATATAGGAGATTGCTCAACGGTATTTATCATAGGAGGTCTGCTATTTTATAATGCTAATAATTCAATTGTTGCAGTTATTGAAATAAGTCCAACATGCCATGAAGTTTTCTTTAAGCCAGAAAATCAGGCTGCAAGGGGTCAACTCAATAAAAAAGGAAAAGAAAAGTGGAGTGAATTGCTGTTGGGATTAGAAATATATACTAGCCACGAAGCTGTAACAAAGGCTAAAAAATAGAATCATTTTACAGCGAGACAATCTCCTGTTACTAGATGGTTATGTTGATGAATTTAACCACTACTCCATTCTTAACCTGATAGTTATGAAGAAATAATTTCAAAAAACTGTCAGGTATTTTCCCTTAATTAAGTTATATTTATATACCAAAGCGCCATTTGCACCACTATAAATGGCATTTTTTCTGTATACGTACTATAAAGTTCTTACTACTGTGTATAGTACAAATCCTGAACTGTTTAGAAAGGCATCATCTGAATTTCTATTGTCATCCCTATGAAAAATGCTATCTATTTTCTGATTGCAGTATGTATCACTACGGTTCAGGCACAGACCGATACAACTTCCCAGTCACCCAAGGAGAAACCATTGTCGGATTCTGTCATCAATGTTGGGCGGTGGCCTGAACTGACTATCAAACAAGCCTATCTGAATCAGAAGATTTTAGTTAAAACCAAAGGTACATCAGAGCTATTGCAAAAAAATGAACACATTATTTTGTTCATCAACAATATTCCTATCGATAGTTGTGAAGCACGTCCCAATGTCAAAAACCGTCAGGATCTGATATTTAATCTGAACGAGAAGACAACAACTGAAACACTATGGAATCTCTTTTACACACGGGGCGAGTCGAAGCGAACAGTTACCATTAGTGCAGGGGTACGGGGAGAAAATCCATTACCCGTAGTTCAGCCAAATAATTTCACCATTGTGTTCTATGATACCTACTGGCTGAGAGGAGCTTTGGGGGTAATCATTTTTTTACTGATAGGTTTTATACTATTGGGCAAATATACCCGCCTGATCAAACATCCTAATAAAAGTTCTGACCCTCCCTATAGTCTGGCACGTTTCCAACTGGCGTTCTGGACTTTTCTTATTGTCAGTTCCTATATCTACATCTGGATCATCAAAGATGACTATAACTCCCTGAACAGTACAGCACTTATACTTCTTGGCATCAGCGCAGGTACTGCCCTGTCTGGCACAATCATTAGCAACAACCAGGAACGACAAGATTCAACTCATGCGCTGCAACACAAAAGAAGTGCGGGATTGATAGAAGATCTGCTCGCAGATGAAAGCGGAATCAGCATCCATCGTTTTCAAAACCTGTTGTTTACCCTGATCCTGGGTTTTATCTTCTGGGTACAAGTATATAAAGACCTGGAAATGCCTGTTTTCAGTGACACCATACTTACGTTGATGGGTATCAGTGCCAGTACGTATGCGGCACTTAAGGTCAATGAAAATAAAGATAAAGTAAGTCCTGCTCCTACTTCACAGCAACAGCAGCAGAACCAATCATAAAACGCAGTTTTGTCAAACTACTATTCACTTTTTTGATTCAGAAATATGGCAACTCCCATTACTATTTCCGCATTCTCAGATTCTGGTTGGGTGAAAGTATATATCAATGGAGACAAAGTACTTCATGGTTCCGGTACAACAACTATCGAACTGGACAACGGAATTCACTTTCTCACCTATTTTGTGCAAGGCTTACCAGGCGACAACTATAGTGTTGCCATTGTCGATCCGCCTGCTGAATTATGGGCAGTGAAGGGTAACTTAAAATTAAATCATACTACAGGCCAACACGGTATTACTATTTAAGTCCAGCGCTCATGCAAAAAATCATCTTTACTCTTTTACTTTTTAGTAAGGTGCTCAGTTCTTACTGTCAACTTTCTGATAAAACAACTGACAGCGTAAAAACCACTCAACCTTCACTGACGCTTCAGTCGTCTCCAGCTTCAGGGTTTCAGTCGTATAATAGTTTCACAAAACTAAGTGCTACGAATGACGGATTGATTGCAGAAGGCAATATCAACTACAGGATAAAAAGCTCATGGAATCTCAATACCAGTATTTCAACCCCTGTTGCCAGTAAAACACAGCGGGTAAAGCCCCTGACAATTGCGGGTTTGTCCAATAATAGCTCTTTCACTATAGGAACTCAGAAAATATGGTGGGGCACTGGCTTTGCCTATGATGCCAAAAAATACAATGAGGCGATAAAAGCCGTTGGGAAGGATATGGCTGATTTTAAGTACGATGATCTGACACCTGAAGAACAACGGATATTTGACCGAAAGGCTAAGATACAGTGGGGGGTTGCCTGGTATGGAGGGCTTAAATTCGGAGTTGAACAACAGGATTTTGAATATATTACAGACACAACATCGTTTCTATCGCAAACAGACTCTAAAGCTGCTGTAAAACTCACAGCTACGGTAGGGGCATTAACCAGTATAGGCATTTTTGCATTGTCATTTACACATACGGCAGGGTATCAGACAGACGATCCTATCAAGTATTATGTGCCGGTAAATAGTACAGGGGTCCTTATTGAAAAAAACCTGAGTTCGTCTGCTCCTACACGACAAACAAGCAATAGAGTACGGATCGAATATCTTTCCAGTGGATACCAGGGAAAATTGTTGCGAATAAATCCCAATATCAATCTGGATCTTAACCAGGAACTTTTTTCATTTGAGTTTCCGGTTTACTTCCTGACTTCAGACAAAGACCGGGCTAACTTCAATGGAGGAATATTTACAGGCTATGTAAGTGATAAAGGATTTGCATTTAACACTGACAAAAACAACTTTGTATTAGGCGTTTTTCTTGGAGCAAACTTTACAAACCTATTTCAATAATAAGACAAACACCCATTGTTTCGTTTTAATCTTTGTATAGAGACCTGCTCAGGGACAGAGATAAGAGTCCTGGTCTTTATTTCCAAAATAATATAGTCAGTTTATATGTATCTTTCAATCGGAATCAGATTATAGAACAAAAGTAACGAACGCATTTCTAAGGCTTATGGATTCCAGAAACAAGAAACAGTTTGACAATATTCCCCTTATGACAAAGATTAGCCTATTAAAAAAACGCAGATATTCTATAGGAGATGTGTTTTGTGTACCCTTAGCAGAAAAGGGATATTGCCTGGGACTGATTACCCATATACATCCTCGCACTAAAGTACCTCTTGGGTGGTTTTTCAGGAAATTGTATGATCAGATTCCTACAATTAGAGACAGCGAAATTATAAATAAGGGAAATGTAATCTTAGTGAAAAGATTTGGGATACAGGGATTCGATGAAGATACATGGCGTATTATAAGTAAGCTTGATACTTTTGATAAGGCAGAATGGCCTATTCCTGTTTTTCTGAGAAGGCCAGGTTCTACTCCTGCTTGTTTTGTATACTATAATGAAGACATGGAGGAAACAGGAAGTGAAAATATTCCTGAAGGAACAGATTTGTCACTATATTATGAAGATGGCATAGGAGGATCAGGGTTTGTGGAAAAGCGATTAACACGGTTATTTCTGCAAAACTCTTTAGTGTAACTTTTGTATATTAACATGTGTATATAACCTATGTCGCAACCAAACATCAATGGCACTTATGACATCAGTTAAAGCCTTGACGGAATTCCAGTGGGGACATGTTTGTTTTTTTCTTGAATAACTTATTGAACGATTGAGGGTGACCGAAGCCTAACTCATACGCAATTTCAGCCACAGTTAAATTACTCGTTGCCAGGTATTGCTTGGCCTTTTCGATTAGCTTTTCATGAATATGTTGCTGGGCACTTTGTCCGGTTAATGTACGCAACATGTCGCTCAGGTAATGTGGGGAGACGTTTAATTCACCTGCCAGATAGTCCACAGTAGGAAGTCCGTTTTTTAATGTTTCTTCGCTGTCAAAGTAGTCCTGGAGTAAGGTTTCCATTCTGGTAAGCAAGTGGTTGTTTACGGACTTCCGAACCAGGAATTGTCTTTCGTAAAAGCGGTTGCTGTATTTCAGCAATAAATCCAGCTGTGCAATCAAAATATCCTGGGTATGGCGATCAATATGCTGGCACTCCCGTTCCATTCGTTGAAAGATATCTACCACGTCTGTTTCCTCCTTTTCTGAAAGGTGCAATGCTTCATTGACTGTATAGGAAAAGAAGCCATACTGTTTGATAGTGGTGGCAAGTGGATGGCCGTAAAGAAAGTCGGGATGAAACAGTAGGGCGTAGCCTTTGCCTGATTGCTGGCTTTCCAAAGCCAGATCCATCACTTCAACGGACTGGATTTGTTTGGGAGCAATAAAGCTCATGACTCCTTTATCAAAATCGAAATATTGTTGCCCGTATTTTATTTTCGCCTGTACATCTCTTTTCAGCGACACGCTATAAAAGTTGAAAAGAAAGTTCTCTGAAGAAAATTCTTCTGTTAGTCGGATATCTTCTACACGAATCACACTGATTAATGGATGCAAGGGTTCGGGTAGGGATAGCAAACGATGAAAGTGAGATATGGAGTTGATAGTTTTCATGGGATGTAATTTACACTAGTGAAGCTGAATTATAGACGCTGGATAACTTTTTAGATAACTCTCTTCCTGAGTTTGTTTAAAGTCCCTTTCTTCACTCTTCCTGTGGCTCCTTCATTTTTTGCTTGCCCAAAAAACGAAGCAAAAAAGGGCACTTTTCTCCGATCCTTCCGCCCGCAGGCCAAAGGCCAACCTCGCGGAGAAAAGATTGCCAACGCACCTATACGACCATACACGATTGAAGTCATCTTTGCTCTCTTTGTAGCTTATTTCCTTCATTTTCAGAAAAGGCATGAGTCTTTTCTTGGCCTATATCTTTTGCAAAAACAAGGTTTGTAAATAAAGAAAAATACTTTAAAAATAATCTCCCTTGGGGACTCTTATCCCTTCTTGTATCCCTTTGTCCTCCCTCCATCCCTGTCCTCCTGAAAGGAACTCGTGGCAAGACTGGCGGCCTTTCCGACTGGAGAATATGCTTTCGCTCCAACACCAAGAAAGGCTCTATTTGTCACGCCTGTCCCGACAACGGCGGAAAGTTCCTTTCAGGAGGATAGGGAGAGTGTTTTGCTTACAGATACGTCTTAAAAAAAGGTACCAGTTTGCTTAGGGCTTCGGCGGTGGCTTCGGGTTGGTCGTATAAATCATAATGCCCTGCTCCTTTTACCACATGGATACTTTTGTTTGTAGACACAGCTTTGTTGTAGAGTTCAAAGCCATCTCTGTAGGAACCAAATGCACCAACTCTGTCTCCTACTACCACAAATAGCGGTTGGGTTAGTAATTTTTCGGCCAGGTGGAAGGCGTCAAACGCTATTGCTGCACCCATACTTATAAAGAGAAGCTTGTTGCTGGATCTGGGGTGTTCGCCTCTGGGTGTTCTGTAGTAGTCTATTGCCTCTGCCATATCCTGTTCTACAGGCCCATTCTTTTCGGCTTCTTCCAGAGAGGCAGGAGTCCAGGGAACAATCAATGCGTCGGCACCTCTGGCTTCGGCTGTGCGTTGCTTGCCTACAGCCTCCAGAATCTGTAGTGTATTAAGCTCTCCATACGCTCTGGAAAAATTTGAGGCTACTACCGTACCTACAGCCTTAATGCGCTTCTCGGTTAAGGCTGCATTGGCAGCATAGCCACCTCCTGCACAGATGCCCAGCACTCCAATACGATTCTCATCGATAAAAGTCAACGTGGTCAGATAATCTACTGCACACCGGATGTCTTCCACACGGGTGGCTGGATCTTCAAGGTAACGAGGCTCTCCACCACTCTCGCCCTGGAAAGAGGCGTCAAAAGCGAGTGCCACAAATCCGGCTGCTGCCAGCTTTTCGGCATAGAGTCCTGCTGTTTGTTCTTTCACGCTGCTTCCGGGATGCACACATACAATGGCCGGATAGGTGCTCTTTTCATTGAAATGTTCTGGTAAATGAAGAATGGCAGCAACCTGCCAGTTTCTGTTTTTAAATTCTACTGCTTTTTGCATAACTGTATTCGTTAGTTCTGAATGCAAAGATCCGGAGAGTTTACTACGCAGGTGTTGCCAAACCGTGTTTAGTTGTAGCCAAATTGGATATGTAAGAATTGTACCTCTGACTTACGATATTCTATAACTATAAAGTATAAATACTGATTATCAGCAGCCATCCGGGCAGAAGTC is a genomic window of Xanthocytophaga agilis containing:
- a CDS encoding Imm26 family immunity protein, whose product is MTKISLLKKRRYSIGDVFCVPLAEKGYCLGLITHIHPRTKVPLGWFFRKLYDQIPTIRDSEIINKGNVILVKRFGIQGFDEDTWRIISKLDTFDKAEWPIPVFLRRPGSTPACFVYYNEDMEETGSENIPEGTDLSLYYEDGIGGSGFVEKRLTRLFLQNSLV
- a CDS encoding helix-turn-helix transcriptional regulator gives rise to the protein MKTINSISHFHRLLSLPEPLHPLISVIRVEDIRLTEEFSSENFLFNFYSVSLKRDVQAKIKYGQQYFDFDKGVMSFIAPKQIQSVEVMDLALESQQSGKGYALLFHPDFLYGHPLATTIKQYGFFSYTVNEALHLSEKEETDVVDIFQRMERECQHIDRHTQDILIAQLDLLLKYSNRFYERQFLVRKSVNNHLLTRMETLLQDYFDSEETLKNGLPTVDYLAGELNVSPHYLSDMLRTLTGQSAQQHIHEKLIEKAKQYLATSNLTVAEIAYELGFGHPQSFNKLFKKKTNMSPLEFRQGFN
- a CDS encoding alpha/beta hydrolase, with product MQKAVEFKNRNWQVAAILHLPEHFNEKSTYPAIVCVHPGSSVKEQTAGLYAEKLAAAGFVALAFDASFQGESGGEPRYLEDPATRVEDIRCAVDYLTTLTFIDENRIGVLGICAGGGYAANAALTEKRIKAVGTVVASNFSRAYGELNTLQILEAVGKQRTAEARGADALIVPWTPASLEEAEKNGPVEQDMAEAIDYYRTPRGEHPRSSNKLLFISMGAAIAFDAFHLAEKLLTQPLFVVVGDRVGAFGSYRDGFELYNKAVSTNKSIHVVKGAGHYDLYDQPEATAEALSKLVPFFKTYL